In Zea mays cultivar B73 chromosome 7, Zm-B73-REFERENCE-NAM-5.0, whole genome shotgun sequence, the following proteins share a genomic window:
- the LOC103632188 gene encoding chromatin assembly factor 1 subunit FSM isoform X2, whose protein sequence is MDGDKVKESAPDCASGAAEPTKKQDKRKRAYAEFDVVDKKSVSAEWQQEMDALYKYYKEVSGHQLNPEELSCTTNDSIIACLLEESSLSCAKLTDGIYKRMKLQYGVTESSVRTSVLNIGRRSSYGISAMDVNGLEDESDSSLWCWETEDLALLPLHLRSSLSIRRTARKLIHKRILVLSGKLATKDASNACSNQNSLMENAGEALDLDEIRSIIESKHKNDDDIKTEAQDFQAIRKAVKKQQMMVGHIQTEKNKKERELRHIYEKTEREAKRIERENKRLKKHQEEEERAKKKKEKEEAELKRKASIQKQANLMERFFKRKADSNIGSSDSHHMERTTCSKSTGNIEELAVAATSAMDCTLCKENHLSMEELRMIHVAKWRTLFQHNRLRHWGVRRSPKIQLFLELRLQKPSTPIASDSMSTPTKEQSSLESTGNLDITKLLDELEIPSRSQNSTSSSVLLVKKLLQFDNSSRPAYYGTWRKKSSTVSARQPFQRDEELNYDVESDEEWEEVDPGDPGERLSDYEEDDEKTMNEHDAMIDAEKETENSFIVPNDYLSDDEGMQCESVCVRFDGISSLLSIPGVTVEELNALLQRQKALHIITEHALKIDRPLVICNLDHRKLGLLNAEGITGMLKMEKICLQALCMKKYPGSPIIDVPVVNTTIEDGFCRSNKKSPRTPVSSKAISESDMPEFAKLVASCPQGRVKLVELLHETFPYVSKARLKNKVGEIAEFTKNRWQVKQDILDRYNLSLSPDKGEGLKCAASCCSQQCQPPNESGNTGESSSPQCSLKSEMVRQQLGAQGSSHGSARHPSTKMAGGQ, encoded by the exons ATGGATGGTGATAAGGTGAAGGAATCAGCTCCGGATTGTGCGTCCGGTGCAGCAGAGCCAACCAAGAAGCAGGATAAGAGGAAACGTGCCTATGCTGAATTTGATGTGGTGGACAAGAAATCTGTATCTGCTGAATGGCAGCAAGAAATGGATGCACTGTATAAATACTACAAGGAGGTTTCTGGTCATCAGCTGAACCCAGAGGAGCTTTCATGCACCACAAATGACTCTATTATAGCATGCTTGCTGGAGGAGAGCAGTCTTTCTTGTGCCAAGTTAACAGATGGAATCTACAAGAGGATGAAGCTGCAATATGGTGTCACTGAGTCTTCAGTGCGCACCTCAGTACTCAACATTGGTAGGAGATCTTCATATGGGATTTCTGCTATGGATGTCAATGGTCTGGAGGATGAGTCGGATTCAAGCCTTTGGTGTTGGGAG ACAGAAGATTTGGCATTATTACCCTTGCATCTACGTAGTAGTTTGAGCATTCGACGCACAGCTCGGAAATTAATCCATAAAAGGATTCTGGTTCTTTCGG GCAAGCTGGCTACCAAAGATGCCAGTAATGCTTGTAGCAACCAGAACAGCCTTATGGAAAATGCTGGGGAAGCGCTAGATCTAGATGAGATTCGCTCTATCATTGAGTCAAAACACAAGAATGATGATGACAT TAAAACGGAGGCACAAGATTTCCAAGCCATCAGGAAAGCCGTGAAGAAACAGCAAATGATGGTGGGGCATATTCAAACTGAGAAAAATAAGAAA GAACGGGAACTTAGGCATATCTATGAGAAAACTGAGAGAGAAGCAAAACGCATCGAGAGAGAAAATAAGCGGCTAAAGAAGcatcaggaagaagaagagagggCAAAGAAAAAGAAGGAGAAGGAAGAGGCTGAGTTGAAAAGGAAGGCTTCGATTCAAAAGCAAGCAAACCTCATGGAACGTTTTTTTAAAAGAAAGGCGGATAGCAACATAGGAAGTTCAGATAGTCACCACATGGAGAGGACTACATGCTCAAAATCAACAGGAAACATTGAAGAACTTGCTGTTGCAGCTACGTCAGCAATGGATTGTACATTATGTAAAGAAAATCATTTGAGCATGGAGGAACTCCGGAT GATACATGTTGCAAAATGGAGGACACTCTTTCAACATAACAGATTGCGCCATTGGGGTGTTAGGAGAAGTCCTAAGATTCAGTTGTTTCTTGAGCTAAGGCTACAAAAGCCCTCTACGCCTATAGCTTCTGATAGTATGTCAACTCCAACAAAAGAACAGTCATCCCTAGAGAGCACAGGAAACCTTGATATCACCAAGCTTCTGGATGAACTTGAGATACCATCTCGTTCTCAGAATAGCACATCGTCTTCAGTTTTGCTTGTGAAGAAGCTTCTGCAGTTTGATAATAGCTCTAGGCCAGCATACTACGGTACCTGGAGAAAGAAGAG TTCTACAGTTAGCGCAAGGCAACCCTTTCAGAGGGATGAAGAACTCAATTATGATGTTGAGAGTGATGAAGAATGGGAAGAG GTGGATCCTGGTGATCCTGGTGAAAGACTCTCTGATTATGAGGAAGATGATGAGAAAACCATGAATGAACATGATGCCATGATTGATGCAGAAAAGGAAACTGAGAACAGTTTCATAGTGCCTAATGACTATCTTTCAGATGATGAG GGCATGCAATGTGAGTCTGTATGTGTCAGATTTGATGGAATCAGTAGCCTGCTGAGCATCCCTGGGGTTACAGTTGAGGAACTTAATGCTCTACTGCAAAGGCAGAAAGCTCTTCATATCATCACGGAGCATGCTCTCAAAATAGACAGACCTCTAGTCATATGTAACCTGGATCATAGGAAACTTGGCCTGCTGAATGCTGAAGGTATCACTGGAATGCTGAAGATGGAGAAAATCTGTTTGCAAGCTCTTTGTATGAAGAAATACCCTGGCAGCCCCATCATTGATGTGCCTGTGGTTAATACGACCATTGAGGATGGATTTTGCCGATCAAACAAAAAGAGCCCTAGAACACCCGTATCATCCAAAGCCATTTCAGAATCAGACATGCCTGAATTT GCCAAACTTGTTGCATCATGCCCTCAAGGGAGAGTCAAACTGGTGGAGTTGTTACATGAGACATTTCCATATGTCTCCAAGGCACGACTTAAGAACAAAGTTGGGGAGATTGCTGAGTTTACCAAAAACCGGTGGCAG GTTAAGCAGGATATCTTGGATCGGTACAATTTATCTCTTTCTCCAG ATAAAGGTGAAGGCCTGAAATGTGCAGCATCGTGCTgctcccagcagtgccagccacccAATGAGTCAGGTAATACAGGCgaatcttcttctccccagtgcTCCCTGAAATCCGAAATGGTCAGGCAACAACTCGGCGCACAAGGGTCATCACATGGCAGCGCACGGCACCCGAGCACCAAGATGGCAGGCGGGCAGTAA
- the LOC103632188 gene encoding chromatin assembly factor 1 subunit FSM isoform X1: MDGDKVKESAPDCASGAAEPTKKQDKRKRAYAEFDVVDKKSVSAEWQQEMDALYKYYKEVSGHQLNPEELSCTTNDSIIACLLEESSLSCAKLTDGIYKRMKLQYGVTESSVRTSVLNIGRRSSYGISAMDVNGLEDESDSSLWCWETEDLALLPLHLRSSLSIRRTARKLIHKRILVLSGKLATKDASNACSNQNSLMENAGEALDLDEIRSIIESKHKNDDDIKTEAQDFQAIRKAVKKQQMMVGHIQTEKNKKERELRHIYEKTEREAKRIERENKRLKKHQEEEERAKKKKEKEEAELKRKASIQKQANLMERFFKRKADSNIGSSDSHHMERTTCSKSTGNIEELAVAATSAMDCTLCKENHLSMEELRMIHVAKWRTLFQHNRLRHWGVRRSPKIQLFLELRLQKPSTPIASDSMSTPTKEQSSLESTGNLDITKLLDELEIPSRSQNSTSSSVLLVKKLLQFDNSSRPAYYGTWRKKSSTVSARQPFQRDEELNYDVESDEEWEEVDPGDPGERLSDYEEDDEKTMNEHDAMIDAEKETENSFIVPNDYLSDDEGMQCESVCVRFDGISSLLSIPGVTVEELNALLQRQKALHIITEHALKIDRPLVICNLDHRKLGLLNAEGITGMLKMEKICLQALCMKKYPGSPIIDVPVVNTTIEDGFCRSNKKSPRTPVSSKAISESDMPEFGESNWWSCYMRHFHMSPRHDLRTKLGRLLSLPKTGGRSSAFYTNSPWTAIAIFCPCQIRYHFGQVKQDILDRYNLSLSPDKGEGLKCAASCCSQQCQPPNESGNTGESSSPQCSLKSEMVRQQLGAQGSSHGSARHPSTKMAGGQ, encoded by the exons ATGGATGGTGATAAGGTGAAGGAATCAGCTCCGGATTGTGCGTCCGGTGCAGCAGAGCCAACCAAGAAGCAGGATAAGAGGAAACGTGCCTATGCTGAATTTGATGTGGTGGACAAGAAATCTGTATCTGCTGAATGGCAGCAAGAAATGGATGCACTGTATAAATACTACAAGGAGGTTTCTGGTCATCAGCTGAACCCAGAGGAGCTTTCATGCACCACAAATGACTCTATTATAGCATGCTTGCTGGAGGAGAGCAGTCTTTCTTGTGCCAAGTTAACAGATGGAATCTACAAGAGGATGAAGCTGCAATATGGTGTCACTGAGTCTTCAGTGCGCACCTCAGTACTCAACATTGGTAGGAGATCTTCATATGGGATTTCTGCTATGGATGTCAATGGTCTGGAGGATGAGTCGGATTCAAGCCTTTGGTGTTGGGAG ACAGAAGATTTGGCATTATTACCCTTGCATCTACGTAGTAGTTTGAGCATTCGACGCACAGCTCGGAAATTAATCCATAAAAGGATTCTGGTTCTTTCGG GCAAGCTGGCTACCAAAGATGCCAGTAATGCTTGTAGCAACCAGAACAGCCTTATGGAAAATGCTGGGGAAGCGCTAGATCTAGATGAGATTCGCTCTATCATTGAGTCAAAACACAAGAATGATGATGACAT TAAAACGGAGGCACAAGATTTCCAAGCCATCAGGAAAGCCGTGAAGAAACAGCAAATGATGGTGGGGCATATTCAAACTGAGAAAAATAAGAAA GAACGGGAACTTAGGCATATCTATGAGAAAACTGAGAGAGAAGCAAAACGCATCGAGAGAGAAAATAAGCGGCTAAAGAAGcatcaggaagaagaagagagggCAAAGAAAAAGAAGGAGAAGGAAGAGGCTGAGTTGAAAAGGAAGGCTTCGATTCAAAAGCAAGCAAACCTCATGGAACGTTTTTTTAAAAGAAAGGCGGATAGCAACATAGGAAGTTCAGATAGTCACCACATGGAGAGGACTACATGCTCAAAATCAACAGGAAACATTGAAGAACTTGCTGTTGCAGCTACGTCAGCAATGGATTGTACATTATGTAAAGAAAATCATTTGAGCATGGAGGAACTCCGGAT GATACATGTTGCAAAATGGAGGACACTCTTTCAACATAACAGATTGCGCCATTGGGGTGTTAGGAGAAGTCCTAAGATTCAGTTGTTTCTTGAGCTAAGGCTACAAAAGCCCTCTACGCCTATAGCTTCTGATAGTATGTCAACTCCAACAAAAGAACAGTCATCCCTAGAGAGCACAGGAAACCTTGATATCACCAAGCTTCTGGATGAACTTGAGATACCATCTCGTTCTCAGAATAGCACATCGTCTTCAGTTTTGCTTGTGAAGAAGCTTCTGCAGTTTGATAATAGCTCTAGGCCAGCATACTACGGTACCTGGAGAAAGAAGAG TTCTACAGTTAGCGCAAGGCAACCCTTTCAGAGGGATGAAGAACTCAATTATGATGTTGAGAGTGATGAAGAATGGGAAGAG GTGGATCCTGGTGATCCTGGTGAAAGACTCTCTGATTATGAGGAAGATGATGAGAAAACCATGAATGAACATGATGCCATGATTGATGCAGAAAAGGAAACTGAGAACAGTTTCATAGTGCCTAATGACTATCTTTCAGATGATGAG GGCATGCAATGTGAGTCTGTATGTGTCAGATTTGATGGAATCAGTAGCCTGCTGAGCATCCCTGGGGTTACAGTTGAGGAACTTAATGCTCTACTGCAAAGGCAGAAAGCTCTTCATATCATCACGGAGCATGCTCTCAAAATAGACAGACCTCTAGTCATATGTAACCTGGATCATAGGAAACTTGGCCTGCTGAATGCTGAAGGTATCACTGGAATGCTGAAGATGGAGAAAATCTGTTTGCAAGCTCTTTGTATGAAGAAATACCCTGGCAGCCCCATCATTGATGTGCCTGTGGTTAATACGACCATTGAGGATGGATTTTGCCGATCAAACAAAAAGAGCCCTAGAACACCCGTATCATCCAAAGCCATTTCAGAATCAGACATGCCTGAATTT GGAGAGTCAAACTGGTGGAGTTGTTACATGAGACATTTCCATATGTCTCCAAGGCACGACTTAAGAACAAAGTTGGGGAGATTGCTGAGTTTACCAAAAACCGGTGGCAGGTCTTCTGCATTTTACACTAATTCTCCCTGGACAGCCATTGCTATATTTTGTCCATGCCAAATAAGGTATCATTTTGGGCAGGTTAAGCAGGATATCTTGGATCGGTACAATTTATCTCTTTCTCCAG ATAAAGGTGAAGGCCTGAAATGTGCAGCATCGTGCTgctcccagcagtgccagccacccAATGAGTCAGGTAATACAGGCgaatcttcttctccccagtgcTCCCTGAAATCCGAAATGGTCAGGCAACAACTCGGCGCACAAGGGTCATCACATGGCAGCGCACGGCACCCGAGCACCAAGATGGCAGGCGGGCAGTAA
- the LOC103632188 gene encoding chromatin assembly factor 1 subunit FSM isoform X3 → MDGDKVKESAPDCASGAAEPTKKQDKRKRAYAEFDVVDKKSVSAEWQQEMDALYKYYKEVSGHQLNPEELSCTTNDSIIACLLEESSLSCAKLTDGIYKRMKLQYGVTESSVRTSVLNIGRRSSYGISAMDVNGLEDESDSSLWCWETEDLALLPLHLRSSLSIRRTARKLIHKRILVLSGKLATKDASNACSNQNSLMENAGEALDLDEIRSIIESKHKNDDDIKTEAQDFQAIRKAVKKQQMMVGHIQTEKNKKERELRHIYEKTEREAKRIERENKRLKKHQEEEERAKKKKEKEEAELKRKASIQKQANLMERFFKRKADSNIGSSDSHHMERTTCSKSTGNIEELAVAATSAMDCTLCKENHLSMEELRMIHVAKWRTLFQHNRLRHWGVRRSPKIQLFLELRLQKPSTPIASDSMSTPTKEQSSLESTGNLDITKLLDELEIPSRSQNSTSSSVLLVKKLLQFDNSSRPAYYGTWRKKSSTVSARQPFQRDEELNYDVESDEEWEEVDPGDPGERLSDYEEDDEKTMNEHDAMIDAEKETENSFIVPNDYLSDDEGMQCESVCVRFDGISSLLSIPGVTVEELNALLQRQKALHIITEHALKIDRPLVICNLDHRKLGLLNAEGITGMLKMEKICLQALCMKKYPGSPIIDVPVVNTTIEDGFCRSNKKSPRTPVSSKAISESDMPEFGESNWWSCYMRHFHMSPRHDLRTKLGRLLSLPKTGGRLSRISWIGTIYLFLQIKVKA, encoded by the exons ATGGATGGTGATAAGGTGAAGGAATCAGCTCCGGATTGTGCGTCCGGTGCAGCAGAGCCAACCAAGAAGCAGGATAAGAGGAAACGTGCCTATGCTGAATTTGATGTGGTGGACAAGAAATCTGTATCTGCTGAATGGCAGCAAGAAATGGATGCACTGTATAAATACTACAAGGAGGTTTCTGGTCATCAGCTGAACCCAGAGGAGCTTTCATGCACCACAAATGACTCTATTATAGCATGCTTGCTGGAGGAGAGCAGTCTTTCTTGTGCCAAGTTAACAGATGGAATCTACAAGAGGATGAAGCTGCAATATGGTGTCACTGAGTCTTCAGTGCGCACCTCAGTACTCAACATTGGTAGGAGATCTTCATATGGGATTTCTGCTATGGATGTCAATGGTCTGGAGGATGAGTCGGATTCAAGCCTTTGGTGTTGGGAG ACAGAAGATTTGGCATTATTACCCTTGCATCTACGTAGTAGTTTGAGCATTCGACGCACAGCTCGGAAATTAATCCATAAAAGGATTCTGGTTCTTTCGG GCAAGCTGGCTACCAAAGATGCCAGTAATGCTTGTAGCAACCAGAACAGCCTTATGGAAAATGCTGGGGAAGCGCTAGATCTAGATGAGATTCGCTCTATCATTGAGTCAAAACACAAGAATGATGATGACAT TAAAACGGAGGCACAAGATTTCCAAGCCATCAGGAAAGCCGTGAAGAAACAGCAAATGATGGTGGGGCATATTCAAACTGAGAAAAATAAGAAA GAACGGGAACTTAGGCATATCTATGAGAAAACTGAGAGAGAAGCAAAACGCATCGAGAGAGAAAATAAGCGGCTAAAGAAGcatcaggaagaagaagagagggCAAAGAAAAAGAAGGAGAAGGAAGAGGCTGAGTTGAAAAGGAAGGCTTCGATTCAAAAGCAAGCAAACCTCATGGAACGTTTTTTTAAAAGAAAGGCGGATAGCAACATAGGAAGTTCAGATAGTCACCACATGGAGAGGACTACATGCTCAAAATCAACAGGAAACATTGAAGAACTTGCTGTTGCAGCTACGTCAGCAATGGATTGTACATTATGTAAAGAAAATCATTTGAGCATGGAGGAACTCCGGAT GATACATGTTGCAAAATGGAGGACACTCTTTCAACATAACAGATTGCGCCATTGGGGTGTTAGGAGAAGTCCTAAGATTCAGTTGTTTCTTGAGCTAAGGCTACAAAAGCCCTCTACGCCTATAGCTTCTGATAGTATGTCAACTCCAACAAAAGAACAGTCATCCCTAGAGAGCACAGGAAACCTTGATATCACCAAGCTTCTGGATGAACTTGAGATACCATCTCGTTCTCAGAATAGCACATCGTCTTCAGTTTTGCTTGTGAAGAAGCTTCTGCAGTTTGATAATAGCTCTAGGCCAGCATACTACGGTACCTGGAGAAAGAAGAG TTCTACAGTTAGCGCAAGGCAACCCTTTCAGAGGGATGAAGAACTCAATTATGATGTTGAGAGTGATGAAGAATGGGAAGAG GTGGATCCTGGTGATCCTGGTGAAAGACTCTCTGATTATGAGGAAGATGATGAGAAAACCATGAATGAACATGATGCCATGATTGATGCAGAAAAGGAAACTGAGAACAGTTTCATAGTGCCTAATGACTATCTTTCAGATGATGAG GGCATGCAATGTGAGTCTGTATGTGTCAGATTTGATGGAATCAGTAGCCTGCTGAGCATCCCTGGGGTTACAGTTGAGGAACTTAATGCTCTACTGCAAAGGCAGAAAGCTCTTCATATCATCACGGAGCATGCTCTCAAAATAGACAGACCTCTAGTCATATGTAACCTGGATCATAGGAAACTTGGCCTGCTGAATGCTGAAGGTATCACTGGAATGCTGAAGATGGAGAAAATCTGTTTGCAAGCTCTTTGTATGAAGAAATACCCTGGCAGCCCCATCATTGATGTGCCTGTGGTTAATACGACCATTGAGGATGGATTTTGCCGATCAAACAAAAAGAGCCCTAGAACACCCGTATCATCCAAAGCCATTTCAGAATCAGACATGCCTGAATTT GGAGAGTCAAACTGGTGGAGTTGTTACATGAGACATTTCCATATGTCTCCAAGGCACGACTTAAGAACAAAGTTGGGGAGATTGCTGAGTTTACCAAAAACCGGTGGCAG GTTAAGCAGGATATCTTGGATCGGTACAATTTATCTCTTTCTCCAG ATAAAGGTGAAGGCCTGA